GTATCCAAATTTCATTTTGGCTATTGTTAAGACAGTCATTACATAGGAGGCGTGAGAAATGAACGAAGAGATGAACGAAGAATTGAATGAAGAAATGATGTCAGCTGGCTGGGATGCCATTGATCAGGAGATGCGAAAGATTTATGGAGAGCAGGAGCCTAAACATTACGGCACGCTTATCTCGTATGCACTGGGTGGTCCCGATCCATTAGATGGAATTAGCGCCTACAAAGCGGACGAGCCTTACCCGCATTGGCATTTTGTGACTTATGGGTTTACTGAACTGTATGAAAAAGAGTCCGAGAATGAAGAGGAAAGCGGTTTTGGCTTTGAATTGACGTTTCGATTGGCTCGTAAAGACGACGAGGAGGAACCGCCTGCCTGGGCGCTGAATTTGCTTCAAAATATGGGGCGTTACGTATTCAACACGGGCAATGTTTTTCAAGCAGGTGATCATTTGGATGCAAACGGTCCGATATGCTTGGGTGCCGATACCCAACTGACTGCGCTCGCTTTTGTCACAGACCCACAGCTTGCCGAAATCGATACGCCGAATGGGCGGGTGCAATTTTTGCAAATGGTAGGAATCACTGGTGATGAACTCGATGCAATGATGGCTTGGAATACACGTGGTGTGCTTCAATCTGGCTTGCCGTATATGCCTTCCTACATAACCGATCTCGAGCGTGATTCTCTCCTTTGCAACTCTACAGTTTCTGATGCTGTTCAAAAAGGAATGGAACAAGAAGGCTCCAACACTGCCTATTTGTTTGTCAGCCAGCTTGGCTGGGAGCCAGGGAAAAAAGGCTTCTTGAAAAAAGCACCTTCGACCCTGAGCTTGGGAGCTAAGCAAGCGGAAGTCATCGGAAAAATTCTCCGCGGACGTATGCGAAAAGGAGAAAGCCTGAGCCTGCTGGGACCTGATGTCCGCGTTGTCTTTGAGGCAGGAGCCAATCCTGAATGTATTCCAGGAGAGGACGTTATTCGCTTTGTTCTCGATGATGCGACAACGATTGCGCTTACCAAGCAGTTGCTTCCAAAGGAAAGCAGCTTTGAGATTCCTTCCCTGAAAGGAATTGCCATCAACATTGTGAAAACCAATATTACCGATAGCGAGGGCAATGTCGTCAAGGTCATCGGTTAAAGGCGACAGCGCTGTTTTTTGCGAGGAGGAGAGTCAGTCAATGCATGAGGCAGCAGAAGCATTTCTAAACGAAGTATGGACTTCTATCCAAGAAATTTACCAAAAAGAGAACCAGCGGATCAAAGAGATCAAAGACTGGAGTCTACTGCAGGCGGGGGTCAAAGACTACCTGAGAGTGGCGTGGAGAAAAGGAAAACTCAATTGGGCCAATGGCAAAATCCACGTGGATGTCCACGAACCTTTCAGTTGGAGTGACGACTCGTACAAATACGATGCTGGCTCTTATATCGAGGAGCTTACAGAGGAAATGCTCATGAATGAGTTTTTCCCCGCACTGTGTGATCGAATGGAATCCCTGTTCCATTCCACCGATTATGATTCTCACTTTTTTAATTACCGCTTCGAGCTTGTTTTCGAATTTGAGTGGAAACAATCGGTGCAATGCCATGCTCGCCATTTCATAAACGAGCGAAAACGCGAGAGTCTAAAACAAGTACTGGATCAATTTATCGAAACAAAAATTAAAGCGGAGCTTCCTGTACGTCCGAAAGAAAGAGACGATTTCTTCTTCGCTCATTGCCTCGTCAATCCCGATTTGATGGAACAAAAGCAGGAGCTTGTCGAACCACTCATCCAGCGTCTTAGCGAAAAGCTGCGCTCCAACAAAGAACGCAGTGATTCGTGGACATACCACTCTACTTTGGCTTTAAAAGGCTGGGCGGATGAGCGTTTTTTAGTCAAATTTTTTGATCGTACCGGGCATTATGGATTGGATTGGGTTTTGAAACCCGAGCAGGAGCGTCAGGAACCAAAAACAGAGGAGCTGGACTTTTTCCTGTACGTCGCTCTCGCAATAGGTAACAAGGAGCCGGATACCCGCAAGAAGTACCTGGACCTCGCTGTTCAGCTTGGCTCCAAGCGAGCTGTGGACTATGTAAAACGGGGCAGTGGTCGCTTTGAAAACGAGTATAAAAGCAGCCTGATTCAAGCAATGGCCAATGACGTTTTACAAGCGATCGACATCCGTATCGTATCGGAGGAAGAAGCTGCCTACGGTGAAGCCATTGATTTTATCAACGGCCTTTTGCGTGAAGGCTTTCCCAAAGGGTACAAGCTCAAGCTGAAGAGCAGCGAAAAGAATTACTTCCCAGTAAAAAAGCTGGCGAAGTCAGGTCTCCATCAGTTTTTTGCCAATGCGTCCCGTTATCCTTCGTTATATCCGAAAATCGCAGAATATGCCGAGCTTGCGATGGAGGAGTTCGCGTGGTACGGGGATGTAGAGCCAAGCGAGAAATCCGTCATGCCTGGTACCTATGCGGTATTGGCTCTCGGCTTGTCTAGCAGCGATTATTTTCCACTCTTTCGTCGCTATATGGAGATGGTCGACACGGAGCATCAGTCTGCTCAGGACGATTTTGCTTTAGCTTTTATGGAGGCGCATGGTGTAACCGTAGAGAATATCCCCGTACTCGTCTCTCTGGTGCTTGGCAGTAGTGATTCGGCGAAGCCTTTGAAAAATGTCACCATCGATCGTGCAGAGCTGGTGGATGCGCTTATAGAGGAGCTTGCAGCGCTGGAAGATTACAAGCGGGAAACCGTTATTTATCGTCTTTTCGGTGGGAATAAGAAGCTCGCACAGGCGGTAAAAAAGGAATCTTCCCCCATCAAGGACAAGCTCGGACAATTGCTAGCCTTGGTCGAATAGCTACATTGACAATATTTAGAAGGCCATGCTATATTGAAGTCAACTTCATGGAACGGAGGGTGAATCATTTGCGCAATTGTTTATTTATTGGAAAAGCCAATCCCATAATAAATAAACAAGAAGCCAAATTCACCCGCAAATGTATAGCTTGAATTCCTGTATGATCTATTTTTCATATAGCGATTTCTATTAGGAGAGCAAGATGCTTCTGTTTATTGGACAGGAGCATCTTTTTTGTTGTCAAAAAAAGGGGGTGATACAGATGAACAAGGAGTAAATGACGAGAAACGTAAAAACGAAATGGGGAATCCACATGGTTGAACTGCACAATATCACGATTACCACCAAAAAAGACGACAGGACTCTCATTCAAAATTTGCATCTGACCCTGCAACCCGGTGACAAGATAGCCATCATCGGGGAAGAGGGAAATGGAAAAAGCAGCTTATTAAAGTTGATATACGCGGAACAAATGATTGCCGAGTATTGCACATTTGCAGGTAACGTGCTGCGAAACGATTGTTCCATGGGATTTCTTGCACAGGAGCTATCGGGCGAAGAAAAACAATGGACCATCGCCGAGTTTTTTGTCGAAAATCAATGGAGCAAAGAACTGGTGAGGGCGATGGATGACCTCGGCATTCATGTATTGGATTCAGATAAAAAGATGGGTGTTCTGTCAGGTGGTGAGCGTTTCAAATACCGCTTTTTAAGTCTGCTGGCACAGAATCCTGACGTTTTATTGCTAGACGAACCCACGAATGATTTGGATATTCAAACGATGGAATGGCTGGAAGAGTTTATTCAACAAACATCGCTTCCTGTCCTATATGTATCGCATGACGAATCATTTATTGCTAATACAGCAAACGGTATCCTTCATATGGAGCTGACGAAGCGTAAACAAGTACCTAAATATACTTTTTCAAGAGAGCCATATGAAAATTACATTGCGAATCGCGAGAGCCACCTGAACAAACAAGAACAGATAGCCAGAAAGCAAGTTTCTGATCATCAAAAGCAAATGGAGAAATGGCACGACGTTTGGAATAAGGCAGAGCATCAACATCGGAACGTGTCCCGCTCAAATCCACGTCTGCAAAAGAAGATTAAGTCTTTGAAAAATCAAAGAGAGCGCATGGAGAAAGCATCGGAAACGTTTGTAGAGGCTCCGAGTGTGGAAGAAGCAAGCGAATTCCGATTTGATTCTGAGGTACATGTGCCTGGCAGTAAACAAATCCTCGACTTTTCATTGGAAGTCCTGCAAATAGCGAACAATCAGCTATCGAAACAGATTCATTTATCGATTAACGGGCCAGAAAAAGTCGCGATTATTGGGGAAAATGGGATCGGAAAAACGACGTTGTTGAAAAAGATCATGGATGAGCTAGTCCAGCACTCGTCATTAAAGATCGGGTATATGCCCCAAAATTATGAAGAACAACTGGATTCGACCAAAACACCGATTGCGTACCTGGAAAGAACCGGGAATAAAGAAGCGATCACAAAAGCGTATACGCATTTAGGCAGTATGAAATTTACAAAAGATGAGATGCACCAACCCATTCAAAACTTGTCTGGGGGACAGAAAGCGAAATTGCTCCTGTTAAAAATGATTTTGGATCAGTGCGAAATCTTGATATTGGATGAACCGACCCGAAACTTCAGTCCTTTGACGACTCCTGTTCTGTGCCGGGCGTTAACGGCTTTTGACGGTGTGATTATCAGTATTTCGCATGATCGACGGTATTTGCATGAGGTCGCAACAACTGTTTATGAACTAACCTCCAACGGTCTTACGAAAATAAAATAAGGGATCGTGGCGGAATCCTTGCTACATGGTTGACATTGCTATTTGAATTCAATATACTGACTTTAATTTCATATGAAACATACGTTGAAAGAGCCCAGTAGCAGCTTATTCCCTGTCCTAGAAAGCCGGGGGTTGATGGAACCCGGTACACAATAAGCGAGCGAATTACACTCTGGAGTATCTCGGGTAATGCCGAGCGGAATCGCGAACGATAACTCGCTACGAGTGGCATGAATGGCCTGCGCAAGCGCTTGGGTCCATTGGTGCAAGATGGGTGGTAACACGGTTATTCAATCGTCCCTATGTCTACAATAGACAAGGGGCGATTTTTTGTTTTTTTACCATAGGAGATTGAAGGAGTGTATGGCAGTGAATATTATCGACGAACTCGAATGGCGCGAAGCCATTAATCAGCAAACAGATGCAGATGGGCTGCGAGAATTAACGAATGAAAAAGCAGTCTCGTTATATTGTGGTGTCGATCCAACAGGTGACAGCATGCATATCGGTCACTTGATTCCTTTCATGGTACTGAAACGCTTTCAGCTCGCTGGTCATCGTCCGGTCATTTTGATCGGTGGTGCAACAGGTACGATTGGCGATCCGAGCGGCCGTCAATCCGAGCGCTCTTTGCAAACACTGGAACAGATTCAGGAGAACGTCGACAAACTCACCGCGCAGATGAAAAAGCTGTTCATTACAGATGGCGACAACCAAATTCGCTTGGTGAACAACTACGACTGGACGCACAAAATCAATGTCATTGAATTTCTGAGGGATTACGGGAAAAACTTCAGCATCAATACGATGCTTGCCAAGGATGTCGTATCGAGCAGACTGGAAAGCGGCATTTCGTTTACGGAGTTTTCCTATCAAATTCTGCAATCCCTGGATTACCTGCATCTGTACAAACATGAAGATGTTCAACTGCAAATCGGCGGTTCCGACCAATGGGGTAACATCACGAGCGGTCTCGATCTGATCCGCAAAAAAGAAGGACCAGAAGCAAAAGCATTCGGTCTCACTATTCCTCTGATGCTGAAGGCAGATGGCACGAAATTCGGGAAGACAGCAGGAGGAGCCATCTGGCTTGATCCAAATAAAACAACACCATTCGAATTCTACCAATTCTGGGCGAATACCGATGACCGCGATGTTGTGAAATACTTGAAATACTTTACGTTCCTCTCCAAGGAACAAATTGAAGAGCTGGCTGAAAAAGTACAGACCGAGCCACATAAACGCGAGGCGCAAAAAGCGCTGGCAGAGGAAATGACGAGATTTGTGCACGGCGAGGAATTGCTGGAGCAGGCGAAGCGCATTACAGCAGCTTTGTTTACTGGAGATATCAAATCGCTGTCGGCAGATGAGATCGAGCAAGGCTTCAAAGAAATGCCGACATTCGAATCTACCCTCGAAACGAAGAACATTGTCGACTGGCTCGTTGAGGT
This genomic stretch from Brevibacillus brevis harbors:
- a CDS encoding DUF6138 family protein, which gives rise to MHEAAEAFLNEVWTSIQEIYQKENQRIKEIKDWSLLQAGVKDYLRVAWRKGKLNWANGKIHVDVHEPFSWSDDSYKYDAGSYIEELTEEMLMNEFFPALCDRMESLFHSTDYDSHFFNYRFELVFEFEWKQSVQCHARHFINERKRESLKQVLDQFIETKIKAELPVRPKERDDFFFAHCLVNPDLMEQKQELVEPLIQRLSEKLRSNKERSDSWTYHSTLALKGWADERFLVKFFDRTGHYGLDWVLKPEQERQEPKTEELDFFLYVALAIGNKEPDTRKKYLDLAVQLGSKRAVDYVKRGSGRFENEYKSSLIQAMANDVLQAIDIRIVSEEEAAYGEAIDFINGLLREGFPKGYKLKLKSSEKNYFPVKKLAKSGLHQFFANASRYPSLYPKIAEYAELAMEEFAWYGDVEPSEKSVMPGTYAVLALGLSSSDYFPLFRRYMEMVDTEHQSAQDDFALAFMEAHGVTVENIPVLVSLVLGSSDSAKPLKNVTIDRAELVDALIEELAALEDYKRETVIYRLFGGNKKLAQAVKKESSPIKDKLGQLLALVE
- a CDS encoding suppressor of fused domain protein, which produces MNEEMMSAGWDAIDQEMRKIYGEQEPKHYGTLISYALGGPDPLDGISAYKADEPYPHWHFVTYGFTELYEKESENEEESGFGFELTFRLARKDDEEEPPAWALNLLQNMGRYVFNTGNVFQAGDHLDANGPICLGADTQLTALAFVTDPQLAEIDTPNGRVQFLQMVGITGDELDAMMAWNTRGVLQSGLPYMPSYITDLERDSLLCNSTVSDAVQKGMEQEGSNTAYLFVSQLGWEPGKKGFLKKAPSTLSLGAKQAEVIGKILRGRMRKGESLSLLGPDVRVVFEAGANPECIPGEDVIRFVLDDATTIALTKQLLPKESSFEIPSLKGIAINIVKTNITDSEGNVVKVIG
- a CDS encoding ATP-binding cassette domain-containing protein; this encodes MTRNVKTKWGIHMVELHNITITTKKDDRTLIQNLHLTLQPGDKIAIIGEEGNGKSSLLKLIYAEQMIAEYCTFAGNVLRNDCSMGFLAQELSGEEKQWTIAEFFVENQWSKELVRAMDDLGIHVLDSDKKMGVLSGGERFKYRFLSLLAQNPDVLLLDEPTNDLDIQTMEWLEEFIQQTSLPVLYVSHDESFIANTANGILHMELTKRKQVPKYTFSREPYENYIANRESHLNKQEQIARKQVSDHQKQMEKWHDVWNKAEHQHRNVSRSNPRLQKKIKSLKNQRERMEKASETFVEAPSVEEASEFRFDSEVHVPGSKQILDFSLEVLQIANNQLSKQIHLSINGPEKVAIIGENGIGKTTLLKKIMDELVQHSSLKIGYMPQNYEEQLDSTKTPIAYLERTGNKEAITKAYTHLGSMKFTKDEMHQPIQNLSGGQKAKLLLLKMILDQCEILILDEPTRNFSPLTTPVLCRALTAFDGVIISISHDRRYLHEVATTVYELTSNGLTKIK
- the tyrS gene encoding tyrosine--tRNA ligase, which encodes MNIIDELEWREAINQQTDADGLRELTNEKAVSLYCGVDPTGDSMHIGHLIPFMVLKRFQLAGHRPVILIGGATGTIGDPSGRQSERSLQTLEQIQENVDKLTAQMKKLFITDGDNQIRLVNNYDWTHKINVIEFLRDYGKNFSINTMLAKDVVSSRLESGISFTEFSYQILQSLDYLHLYKHEDVQLQIGGSDQWGNITSGLDLIRKKEGPEAKAFGLTIPLMLKADGTKFGKTAGGAIWLDPNKTTPFEFYQFWANTDDRDVVKYLKYFTFLSKEQIEELAEKVQTEPHKREAQKALAEEMTRFVHGEELLEQAKRITAALFTGDIKSLSADEIEQGFKEMPTFESTLETKNIVDWLVEVGIQPSKRQAREDITKGAISMNGERVTDLELEVTPSLAIGGRFIIIRKGKKNYSLVKLSQ